The genomic stretch aaaattacatacatgcacataccCTGTATAGTGGTCGAATGGCATCAGCTGCATTGATTTAATTTGATGCTAAGCAGAAGTTTAGAAAACTATTCTTACTTAAAGTTCATAAGGCTGATGTGCTTTACAATGGACCATTGCATAATTTTGTTTTCACAGGATGCTTTGAGGAATGGTCTTGTTGCCACAGAAGTTCTGATGTGGTTCTACATTGGTGAGATCATTGGGAAGAGAGGCATCGTGGGATATGATGTGTAAATGTGGACTGTCCTTATTGCTTGTTCCCTCTTTTGTCTTACTTTAGAGCTTCTTGGAATCCAGgaactaaataaatgtttattgttaAACAATAAGTCTGTTTGCTTTTACATGCAGGACAAAGGCAATGTCTTAAGATCATCATTAACTACAATGTACACTTGGGTCATCATACCAAGTCACTTTGGCTTACCTTGAGGACAGTTCTTATCTGAAGTGGCATGGATAAACCCACAATTGGGTTAACAATTGGCTACTTTAAATTTAACAAACTCAGTATCATAGAATAACAGTGGAATCCTTAATTAGTCCAGTGGTCTCCAACCTTGGTGCTTTAGATCCGTATTCCTGCAGAGTCCAGTTCCAATGAcgatctgccacacctgctccaggtAACTAACTTCTGAAGAGgtccttgattggctggatcagatgaaTCCGTGTTATGAGAGCATGTTAAATGCAGGTTAGTTACCACTGGAATAGTCTTAAGAGGTTATGCTATAATTGACATTTCTTCACGTTCTCGACTTTCCGACAATGTTTTCACAACGTTTCCCAGATATCTGCGGAACTCCTGACGCACCTCCTCAGCAtcttcctccaggttggagtgTATGAGGGGTAGCTTGTTCAACTGAGAAGCTGCATAGAGCAAAAACAATAGACAGCACCTATATTTGTCAAGCTCATTGTGATGTTCTGTTAAATAGTAAACCAAATTAAATTATAATGTGTTtccaaaataacaaataaagttGACAGGTTAGTAAACTCTTTACTTTCAGTCTTACCTAACTGAGGGCGTGATGTATCCGCACCACTCCCAGGCTTGTGATGTGCTATAAGCAGGCACTGGCCTGGTAGTAGGCCTTGTGAGGTAATGAATGTAGAGTACCAGGTTTCTGCTTCCTTAAGATGACTTGGAATGTCTGGGTTAAATACGATGACTACACCATTGGAGTCTTTCATCAAAGCTGGCCAGCATGCCTCAAACCTGTATCAGTGATGGAAAGACTATGAAACAGCCATGCCTGATACTGGATGTAATGAGAACATTGCCAAAATGTTCCCTCACAAACATCAAAGACTACTGAGAAACAGAGGGCCTATATTTTAAATGGCTCACACATTCTCATTCATCTCCCTGAAAATGTTTAGACTGGTgacaaaaaatttaaattatcCCTAATTACTTGATCATTAAGAGCCTCTCTGATGTAGTCATGGTCAAACTGGAGTATAATTTGTCAGTATTCTCTTGACATTTTTGTGTAAACACTGCCAAAAAACAATCACCTCAATAGACTGAACAGCACTGTAATGAAACAGAACACAGATCCTGTGCAGATGTAGAGTCTGTCCACTTGCTGCATTTACAGCCTCTAtgcttctggaaaggctttacactagacaTTGCTCTGAGGATTTGGTAACATTAAATCTTAAGAGCACTGGTGACGTcagactgatgttggatgattagttctgt from Pygocentrus nattereri isolate fPygNat1 chromosome 23, fPygNat1.pri, whole genome shotgun sequence encodes the following:
- the ift22 gene encoding intraflagellar transport protein 22 homolog isoform X2, translated to MKDSNGVVIVFNPDIPSHLKEAETWYSTFITSQGLLPGQCLLIAHHKPGSGADTSRPQLASQLNKLPLIHSNLEEDAEEVRQEFRRYLGNVVKTLSESREREEMSIIA
- the ift22 gene encoding intraflagellar transport protein 22 homolog isoform X1, yielding MLKVKILLIGPSECGKTVLANFLSDTVETVGADYSPTQGVRILEFESQNLGSGTKDSACEVELWDCAGDFKFEACWPALMKDSNGVVIVFNPDIPSHLKEAETWYSTFITSQGLLPGQCLLIAHHKPGSGADTSRPQLASQLNKLPLIHSNLEEDAEEVRQEFRRYLGNVVKTLSESREREEMSIIA